A window of Fusarium musae strain F31 chromosome 1, whole genome shotgun sequence genomic DNA:
ACCCGAGCCCGCACAGACTCATGCAACCGGCCTCGACCGTCCCATCGATATCCACTCATCTATTCGAGGTTTCGTGAAGTCTACGATACATTCAAGACTGTCTGCTGCAGGGACTTCGAGGCGAAATGAACCGGGGCCCAAGTCCTGTATGGGCGGCACAAAGGCAAAGGAGTGTAAGAGCATACATCAGCAATCACGAAGGGGTGTTCCTACTAGAGGTATCACCCAGACTAAGGATAAAAAGTATGgagacaagaaggagaaaatgTGCGAGATGTTCGTGGGGCTGTTGGACCGACAGCCTACTAGTTCATTCAAGTCTCTGGAGACTCAGCAAGCCATTGATACTACGACCACTTCCGCCAACTTCCCTATTCACTCCACACCCATCTCGAATGACGACTCGAAACACGATGCTCAAGGAAGCCCTGTCGTTAGACATCCAATTGCCCCTGAGCTTCCTTTGACAAAGACTACTGAGCCTGCTACCCCAGAGAGTACATCTGTCTCTAATCTTTTGACTAGCGACCCCGTAAGTATAGCATCAGGAGCCCAAGATGGCCAAAGCGAAGTCTCTCTTCAGGCCTCCCCAGAGCCCTTTTCAAGCGTCGTATCCGCCGAGAATGAGCCTTCCACGGGATACCAATTTACTACTGTATACCCAAGCACTGAGAGGAACCAACAGGCTTTGACtgaagcttttattaaagcttgTGAAAATGCCGATACAAAGACACCACtgctcaaagtcaatgaaGATGGGACAACTTTGTCCCTGGCTTCGACTTCGCTCCTTTCAAACACGCTGAGCCACTCTAAATCTGAAGGAACAACTATAGGGCAGCGATCCAGCTCTCCTGGCCCTGGCTCCATTCCCATGCTTCGGGGAAGCGAAGACATAGAGACTTCGCTCGATGAGATAATCGCAGCATCTGCCCTGCATGAATACAACGAGTCTGACGAAGATATATATGAAGATAGCCTCGATGGCTATAATGTTGCCGACAACCAACAAGAGGGCTTGAACGGAGGACCAGAAACACCAGTCGCAAGAGCCAATCCTCAGGACAGTGACGAAGAGATGGGGAGTTCCGAGTCTGGTGCCGCCGGTGATCCTGGTGTAGGTATACTAGAGGAGCAGACCCTCCTAACATCTACAACGGGTGACGCTCAAATGACCGATGTATGGCGACCAAAtgaagaggaaaggaaaagaataGGAGATGCAGCTCAAGAACTGCTCAATGACCTCATGGACCAAGATGGAGACTCCTCAGAAGACACAAAACCAGAAAGACAGCTGTCAACGAGCCCAATGAGAGAGATAGTAAACGAAGATACTGCTATGCAGGATATGCAGTCGTTTGCACCGCCGCCCGACGTTGACATCTCGTTTCAACAACCAGAGACCCCGAGTACCAAGATAGGGATGACTGACTCGGAGCAAGAAGAGCTTGCAGAGCAGCTCATAGACGAGTTCAAGGACGACAAGCAGACagacaaagacaagttcTACGCTCAAACTCCCACGGACAACAATCCTCCTGATCCAGTAAAAGAAGCCACAGCTGAACAGCTCGCTACCCGAAAGATTGCGAAACCGAAGTCGCGAGCACACAAGAACACTCCCGCGGTCCAATTAACCCTTGAGTCAGTGTCGCAAAGGGAACCTCATACACAGCCAGAAACATTACAACAAACGCGCTCCCCGGTCAATGAAGACAGCGGAAATGATACAGCGAAGGCGGACTTGGCGGCTCGCAGTCTATTAGCCCTCGCAGGTGCTGGGGGTATTGCTGCTGGGAATGGTGCTTCAAACCAGGCAGTTTCTCCTTCAGACAAAGAGTCTAGTCATAAGAATACTGAAGCCCAACAGACTGATGCGGATATAACAAACAGTCAGAAAGCTAACACTCATGAGACTAACGCGCAGGAGTCATCCATCAGTGATCATGAGGTCGAAAGACCAACGGCAACGACCCTACCAGAGGAACAGCCTAAACCAAACTCACAACAACCTCAATGTGTCCCTTCATCTATCTTGCCTGCTGAAAGCCAGCCCTCACCTGTTCAGTCAGCGCCCACTCAAATACCGCCAGACCAACAATCACCAGCAGCCGCAAGCACAGCCGCAGCTCAGCAATATACTACTACCGCCAAAACACCACCCACCGTAGCGGGCTCCAGCAATACGCAACAACAGTCGAATATTGCTCCCATGATTGTAGGTGGACTGGCACTTCCAGGGGGCAACCCAACGCTTTATaacccaacagcaacagccagCCCAGCACCTAAGAAATCTGGCCCTAGCCCCAAGGAGATTGCAGAGTTCAACAGGAAAGAACAGGCACGACTGAAGCAGCGAAGAAAGAATAAGCCACCACCCAGTGCCCTGCGGCCGCCGAGACGGCCTGGTCCAGCTCCATCGACACCTCACAGACCGCAGAAGAGTCCAAACTCTGCCACCCAAGGGCGGTCGCCATCACTAACGGCTACCGATGAGTTCGATGAGaataagaagcttgagatggaGGTGACGTTTGGTACCCGAGGTTCTCataaaaagaaacaaggCCTACAACTTATCGACATCAAGGACGTCCCGGATCATCTCAGAGCTCAGATACAGGAACATGATGCGGAAGATGCctagaaaaagaagaagacgaagatgaaggagaacaagaCACTATGAGACCTACACTAAGCAAAAGTTTGCTTGCTAAAGAGTCTTCGGGTACAAATAGATGTGCGTGATAGGATGAACTTGTTCTATTTAGGCAGTATGAACAAGCCAGTATGATTAGGTTCCTGAAAAACACGGCACACATATAACACCACCGTACCAATTTTGAAATCCAGTCTGATTTGTATTCTGTGGATGATCGCAATATTGCATATTTATCTAAGACTCTGTATAAATGCCTATCTATTGGTTCGCTGATCTTTGTACTACGAGCCTTCAGGCGTAGGTGGATACACATTGTACGGAAGACGGATTCCTCAAAAGGGTTCGGCCAAACTGACATAGAATCTGTCCCAGATCTCTGGTTTAGGTTACTATTAGACATAAAGCCTATATCATGAAGGCATCAGATGTTTTGAATGTAGTTTATTGCTCCACTGGATCAACCATCCAGACGGGAGTTGCTAAATCACGATAACAATGCTACCCAAACTCCAATCCCGAGCAGTCTATTCTGCTCAGAACACTCTACGTGAGTCTGTCTGCTTAGCAGCATCCCTCATCGCAGGCGCAGAGACCACAGCAGATCTCACAGCCAGCCTCCTCACCACCACGCATGGTCATATCAGGCTGAGGCTCAGCGCTCTTGATACGTGTTAGTATGTGAAGCATGGAGCCTTGCGTGCGATACAACTTACAGGCTGCTGTGTGACGATGTCTCCGTTATCAGAGGTCATGGGGGCTTGCTGAGTGGGTTCCATGGCGGCGGGCATCTTGAATGATTCGAGGGAGATGGAGTGATGGATCTGGataagaagaggaaaggTAGTGAGTAGGTGATGAAGGAGATTTGTTTGTTTATTAGTGCTGTCTGTGTATTGTATTGTTTAAGTCAGTAATCCCACAGCTAGGAACGAGCTCTTAAGTACCCTCAGCCAACTGAGAGGCCTCTCTGTTCACTGAAACTCAGCCACTCGGTCCCAGCAGCTCCTGTCTTTGTCTACATTCTTGATTGGCCTCACCGTATGATTCCTGTTAGTTCAGCTTTGACCAGAGACTTCTGTGACGTACGCTTGAGATGCCGAGTAGCCGTCCAGGCCTGAGATATTGTCTACGGGAGCAGCCGTAGGGAGAGTGTTCTGGCCAGGGTCCGTACTATTAAGGATACTATGTATAAGACGTACGGCAAACCGACGCCGAGTATGGTTTCGTCCAGGCACGCCATTCGCCAATGACAGGGTTCAAGGCCGTCAGCAAGCCATTAACCGGCACGGTCACTGCCGAAAGATGCGGTGCCGAACTTCCGGAACGCCCGCATTCCACATTTATGCAAGCCTCAAAAGCTTGAATAGGCAATACGACAAACAGGGATAGATACTAAGAGAGACGCAGACAAAACATCACGCAAGTCATAACTAAGCCACCGAGGGTCCGAGGCGGAGGACAACAGATAAGAATACTAATAGGCACGTGGATTCTTCAGGCCACTAATAAATAAGGTGTGATAGCTAAAATGAAATGTAAAGGGTGAAACGAATAACCAAAACCACAAGCTTAAGGTAATGGTTTCAGAGAGCCCGTCCGAATTTACTATTGGAGCCGCTAGTAATGTAGAAGCAGATTAAAGGCTGCAACACATCAATTGTCAGATTTGAAAAGCGTTCCGTGTGACCCCCCATCAGAGTCAATAGTCAATAACCAAATCAAATGTCAAGTTATCCATCCTTACATAGGGTTAGCATAAACGACGCGTATTAGAGTGTAGCACTGTAGAATCACTGATGCCCTTCACAAAATGCAACTCGAGAGCAGCATAAGACGGGTAACAAATCGATTCTTCTCGACTCTTCGTTCCCCCTGCAGCTCATTCCATTGTCATTTCCAGACCCGAGTGCCTTACTTTTGTTCTTTATTTTGTTTTGTTCAGTACTTTGAGAGCCTGGCAGCCTTGAAACGACTGACTGGCTCTCGTCCACCATCTTGCTCCTCCAAAGGTTGGATCGGAGATTCATCTTCCTTGAGGAACCCACCTTCTCGTTGGATGAACTTCTTTCGAAGCTTGTGGTGCTCATCAGCGACCTCTTGATATATCAACTCATCATCGAATTCATCCGGTGGGTGGGGAGCAGCGCGTATGGATTCGCGCTCAACTAATGTGTCAGCGAGTGTTGTTCCTTCAGGACCCGTAGGTGCCGTGGGCCTGTCTTGATCTAAGAACTTTGCACGGACATCAAGAGGGCCCGGTGGAACAGTATCTCTGGCCTTCTTGAATCTCGATGGTTTGCGCGTCGACTTGACTTCAGATGTATCGGGAGCCTTGGCGGTGCTAGAGCGCTCAACAATTTTGTCGCTCAATGGTTCCACAATGGgttccttttccttcataGGAGCTTCTCTCACTGGAAGGACAGGAGGCTCATTCTCTGGTGCGATATCCAGATTGGAAGCAAAGCGAACGCCCTTCTTGCCGTTGAGTTGTTCTGGTTGCTTCTCTTTGATGTTTGACTTGACGGGCGCAGgttttgaggctgatgatgatgtcgtcaCCGAGGCTGGCTTGACCACGATACGGCCAATgccttcttcgtcatccGAACTCGCGTCACCATCCCTATCTTCTGGCTGCTCCGTGAAGCGAGATTTGATGCCCAGTTTCTTCTCCAATTCTAGCATTCTTTGACGGTAATCATCCGTCACAACGCGGCCAGTATACCGACCATACTTGTCTTCCTGgccgtcatcatcaccctcaaAACCTTCATCACTGTCCTCATATTCGTAGTCATCGCTGTCTCCCTCCTCGAGCTGCAGCTCGGCGACAACAGCACCAACTTCTCCCGAGTATTCAAGCATCTGCCGCCGCAACTCcgcatcctcttcatcctcatcctcgggGATGTACGCTTGCTCGCTGCtgatcttctcctgctccttgGCATGGTTCATGATCTCTTCAACACGCTTAGCATTCCGCGAGACTTGGGGCATTGGGCCGTCTTGCATTTTAGTATCTGCAGCAAATACCACCCCTTTAGTGGCGGATGGTGCTAGAGTCGTGGATTCAAGCTCTATATGTTGCGAGGGATTTTCTTGGGAGTGTTCCGCTTCCTTTTGTCTAGGGCTCTCGGCCTTTGAGACTGAGTTGCTATCTTCGAGATCGTCGATACCGGCCTTCTGAAGGGCATCTCGAATCTGAGGTAAGGCCGTATCAGGTTGGTTAAGCTTGTAAGAGATAACgttgtcgtcatcgtcaagctGCTCGATAATTTCCGTAATAGGCAGGCCGTCGTCTTCAGTAAAGTCGGGTTGACTTTCATCAAGCTTGGTCTCAGCAGCGCTGATTTGATTTCGCAGCGATGCGATATTCGCGGTAACGTAATCGATGCGACGGTCAAGAATGTTCAGAATCTGTTCACCAGATCGATGTGTCCTCTCACCAAAGATCTCATCGAGTTCACGATCTTTCAGCAGCTCTCCTTCGAATCCGGCATgaatagccttaagcttcGTCTCGCCATTCTTGCAAACGGCTTCGACCTCTTCTTTGAGCATCTCATACTCAACATGCCAGGTCTGCCAATGCTTCAGGGCATTCTGCAGCTTGCTAAGATCATCTTCCAGTTGCCTCTGTTGCTTATCAAAGTCCAAGAGCTCTGGCATTTTTTCTAATCCGGTGCAACTTTTATGACGCTGCGATAGAAGGAGatagaagaggaagaaagttTGTGAGTCGttgaagtcatgatgaatggTCCAGCCTCTCCactaagaaaaaaaaagttgggGAACCAGCCTTTGAAGATTGACGGGCTAACTTCGGCTATCAATCTGGCCAGTATTTTGCTGTCGACGTAGGCCCACAATAACATCCGCCCACCAATTCAAAATAACGATCGATAACGACCTGGCGATCTCAGCCTTAGCGTTATGCACGCCCTTCAGGTCAAAAGGCTTTAATCGCGGGGTGCACCATGATACTAAGGAGGCGAACTTCACGCTGTCTGTTATGGCATTAACAGATAACTCTATCTTTGGTCACGAATTCTGATAGAGCATCAACATGTTCAAATGTGGGCAAATATGTAATCCATCGGCCTGAATCCCTCCGACCAACTTTGTTGTTACATGCCAGATGCACTTCCATATATCCAAGGAATTATAAGACGACGTATGGCGGCACCTGCCTATTGAGTTATCCCCACAATCAGAGGTCGCCGTATAAAAGCAGCAGGTCTTTCGCCTCGGGCTGACGTGCAACTTCGTTCACTATCCACTGGTCGCCGACAGAACAGTCTTTACTACCTACACATCTAAGCCTACCTGCAACTTTCTGAGCCATGGCCGAAGGTATTGAAAGCAAGACCCT
This region includes:
- a CDS encoding hypothetical protein (EggNog:ENOG41); this encodes MAHELDPSWLWGWLWDSIFTIDEPFDNKYYIIAFATIYVLYKALKAMGNVLVPTTILLGNCLVSLAVLILSVLKLFILVLIPKVFRYGFERPIGPFFSTMWNVWEYLAMPSILTHLAMIRFRASQAKEMLRVYLNSTRDELYEITGTEFKYPDLPDGDITGIQPSDTGAERWMRQLVEEDNIRRQAQVLDEQNRIAEAENQRMGIEKGRQKLENERTGLVWEGLQSRGPANSQHIREMARLRLLAPPRSGEATLAGSFRATDPVSLPPVHEPAPVTSTVPVTSTISGPLTILGPVTILGPVTVLESSTAPVSPTTPVPSPAPAPPAPPPPPAPAPADTRPIPRGQDIKKAWEEGWYSTLGPRRTVVKNASTQTEPTDLASHDMKHKPLELAPQTYASRGVQTHLVDSPIQEEPEPPVVIPELPIPELSSDPASSEDTDTQTSLDKGKALEGPQPSINANLVTIHGSRAEDEVVEPEYFGVSSSLPATITLPDSPEPTTNAEPEPAQTHATGLDRPIDIHSSIRGFVKSTIHSRLSAAGTSRRNEPGPKSCMGGTKAKECKSIHQQSRRGVPTRGITQTKDKKYGDKKEKMCEMFVGLLDRQPTSSFKSLETQQAIDTTTTSANFPIHSTPISNDDSKHDAQGSPVVRHPIAPELPLTKTTEPATPESTSVSNLLTSDPVSIASGAQDGQSEVSLQASPEPFSSVVSAENEPSTGYQFTTVYPSTERNQQALTEAFIKACENADTKTPLLKVNEDGTTLSLASTSLLSNTLSHSKSEGTTIGQRSSSPGPGSIPMLRGSEDIETSLDEIIAASALHEYNESDEDIYEDSLDGYNVADNQQEGLNGGPETPVARANPQDSDEEMGSSESGAAGDPGVGILEEQTLLTSTTGDAQMTDVWRPNEEERKRIGDAAQELLNDLMDQDGDSSEDTKPERQLSTSPMREIVNEDTAMQDMQSFAPPPDVDISFQQPETPSTKIGMTDSEQEELAEQLIDEFKDDKQTDKDKFYAQTPTDNNPPDPVKEATAEQLATRKIAKPKSRAHKNTPAVQLTLESVSQREPHTQPETLQQTRSPVNEDSGNDTAKADLAARSLLALAGAGGIAAGNGASNQAVSPSDKESSHKNTEAQQTDADITNSQKANTHETNAQESSISDHEVERPTATTLPEEQPKPNSQQPQCVPSSILPAESQPSPVQSAPTQIPPDQQSPAAASTAAAQQYTTTAKTPPTVAGSSNTQQQSNIAPMIVGGLALPGGNPTLYNPTATASPAPKKSGPSPKEIAEFNRKEQARLKQRRKNKPPPSALRPPRRPGPAPSTPHRPQKSPNSATQGRSPSLTATDEFDENKKLEMEVTFGTRGSHKKKQGLQLIDIKDVPDHLRAQIQEHDAEDA